From Musa acuminata AAA Group cultivar baxijiao chromosome BXJ3-8, Cavendish_Baxijiao_AAA, whole genome shotgun sequence, one genomic window encodes:
- the LOC103995014 gene encoding brefeldin A-inhibited guanine nucleotide-exchange protein 2 — translation MASAEADSRVALLLVPALEKIVKNASWRKGHSKLAHQCKSLIDRLSHPPSSPPPSSPNSSSSLPGPLRDGGAAVYSLADSETYLAPLVAACTSGSPRVAEPAIDCVQKLIAHSYLYGEADPSGGPDARLLAELVEAVCGCYALGGAEDALELLVLKTLLSAVTSTALRIHGDSLLQIVRTCYDLYLGSKNPVNQATAKASLIQMLVIVFRRMEADSSTVPVQPIVVAELMEPADRSAAVAAADVNFVQGFITKIISDIDGVLNPSTPLARTASASKHDGAFVSTAVENTNPADLLDSTDKDMLDAKYWEISMYKTALEGRKDELGPEVRVDRDDDTEVQIGNKLKRDAFLVFRALCKLSMKTPPKEAVVDPAHMKGKIVALELLKILLENAGAVFRTSERFLGAIKQYLCLSLLKNSASAHLIVFQLSCSIFMSLISRFRPGLKAEIGVFFPMIVLRVLENVAQPNFQQKMIVLCFFEKLCVDSQILVDIFINYDCDVHSSNIFERIVNGLLKTAQGPPPGAPTTLIPPQDTTMKFEAMKCLVAILRSMGDWMNKQLRIPDPQSQKTETIDGSGDSNELTLANGNGDETAEVSDSNSDTPNGTSEVASIEQRRAYKLELQEGISLFNQKPKKGIEFLINAKKVGDVPADIAAFLRSASGLNKTLIGDYLGEREDLSLKVMHAYVDSFDFQGMEFDEAIRCFLKGFRLPGEAQKIDRIMEKFAERYCKCNPKAFTSADTAYVLAYSVILLNTDAHNPMVKNKMSPDDFIRNNRGIDDGKDLPEEFLRSLFDRISKNEIKMKEDNLALQQIQSSNSNRILGLDSILNIVIRKRDSPTETSDDMIRHMQEQFKEKAHKSESIYYSATDVVILRFMIEVCWAPMLAAFSVPVDQSDDETVISLCLEGFRSAVHVTAVMSMKTQRDAFVTSLAKFTSLHSAADIKQKNIDAIKAILHIADEDGNYLQEAWEHILTCVSRFEHLHLLGEGAPPDATFFTIQQTEVDKAKQAKSSILPVLKKKGPSSIVARRGTYDSAGVGGHASGAVTSEQMNNLISNLNLLEQVGIAEVNRVFIRSEKLNSEAIIDFVKALCKVSMEELRSTSDPRVFSLTKIVEITHYNMDRIRLVWSSIWNVLSEFFVTIGCSENLSIAIFAMDSLRQLSMKFLERKELANYNFQNEFMKPFVIVMRKSRAVEIRELIIRCVSQMVLARVSNVKSGWKSMFMVFATASYDDHKNIVLLAFEVIEKILRDYFPYITETETTTFTDCVNCLVAFSNSRFNKDISLNAIAFLRFCAAKLAEGDIGASARLKDKEASGSIGPPSPHIIKDEKQDPPSIINKDDHLHLWFPLLAGLSELTFDLRPDIRQSALQVLFDTLRNYGNHFSLPLWEKVFDSVLFPIFDSVRHAVDPSGATLQGQGLENDTAELDQEAWLYETCKLALQLVVDLFVKFYDTVNPLLEKVLTLLTSFIKRPHQSLAGIGITAFVRLMSNAGSLFVETKWEVVVLSLKEAAKATLPDFSYISSGAYLDSATSENENSSLRQDNGESRGSADDDFEGLRARNLYFAIGDAKCRAAVQLLLIQAVMEIHNMYKAQISAKNTLIFFEALHVVACHAHKVNSDTDLRSKLQELGSMTQMQDPPLLRLENESYHSCLVLLQNIVTDRHRNSNLEAEASLVDLCNEVLEVYIRTATGQSGEASTGAQPISHWLIPVGSAKRRELAARAPVVVSTLQAISGLGDTSLEKNLARFFPLLAGLISCEHGSSEVQLALSDMLSTRVGPVLLRAC, via the exons CCGTCACCTCGACCGCCCTCCGCATCCACGGCGACTCGCTCCTCCAGATCGTCCGCACCTGCTACGACCTCTATCTCGGCAGCAAGAACCCTGTCAACCAGGCCACCGCCAAGGCCTCCCTCATCCAGATGCTCGTTATCGTATTCCGCCGCATGGAGGCCGACTCCTCCACCGTCCCCGTCCAGCCCATCGTCGTCGCCGAGCTTATGGAGCCCGCCGACCGATCCGCTGCCGTCGCGGCTGCCGACGTCAACTTCGTCCAGGGTTTCATCACAAAGATCATTAGCGACATCGACGGGGTGCTTAACCCTTCGACCCCTCTCGCCAGGACTGCGTCCGCTAGCAAGCACGACGGCGCGTTTGTGTCCACCGCGGTGGAGAACACCAATCCTGCGGACCTGCTGGATTCGACGGACAAGGATATGCTGGACGCTAAGTACTGGGAGATCAGCATGTACAAGACGGCACTAGAGGGTAGGAAGGATGAGTTGGGTCCGGAGGTCCGGGTGGACAGGGATGACGACACCGAGGTTCAGATCGGTAATAAGCTGAAGCGGGACGCCTTTCTGGTTTTCCGGGCTCTCTGTAAACTCTCCATGAAGACTCCTCCCAAGGAGGCAGTGGTTGATCCTGCTCATATGAAGGGAAAGATTGTGGCCTTGGAGTTGCTCAAGATCTTGCTAGAAAATGCTGGAGCCGTGTTCCGGACTAGTGAGAG GTTTCTAGGCGCTATTAAGCAGTATCTATGTCTATCTCTTTTGAAGAACAGTGCTTCAGCCCATTTGATTGTTTTTCAGCTGTCCTGTTCTATTTTTATGAGCTTAATATCAAGATTTAGACCAGGATTAAAGGCAGAGATTGGAGTGTTTTTCCCAATGATTGTACTTAGAGTTTTGGAAAATGTTGCCCAACCAAATTTCCAGCAGAAGATGATTGTGCTTTGTTTCTTCGAGAAGCTGTGTGTAGATTCTCAAATCCTGGTGGACATATTCATTAATTATGATTGCGACGTCCACTCTTCAAATATTTTTGAAAG GATAGTAAATGGTCTGTTAAAAACTGCTCAAGGACCTCCCCCAGGGGCTCCTACAACACTGATACCACCACAAGATACTACAATGAAATTCGAAGCTATGAAGTGTTTAGTGGCAATTTTGAGGTCAATGGGAGATTGGATGAACAAACAGTTGAGAATTCCTGATCCTCAGTCTCAAAAAACAGAAACAATTGATGGCAGTGGTGACAGTAATGAACTTACTTTGGCAAATGGCAATGGTGATGAGACGGCTGAAGTAAGTGATTCTAATTCTGATACCCCAAATGGAACATCAGAAGTTGCATCTATCGAGCAGCGTAGGGCATACAAGCTAGAACTTCAG GAAGGGATTTCGCTTTTTAATCAGAAACCTAAGAAAGGGATTGAATTTCTTATAAATGCAAAGAAGGTGGGTGATGTGCCTGCTGACATAGCTGCTTTTCTTAGAAGTGCATCAGGCTTGAACAAGACTCTGATCGGTGATTATTTAGGAGAGAGAGAAGATTTATCCCTGAAAGTCATGCATGCATATGTGGATTCATTTGATTTTCAAGGAATGGAGTTTGATGAAGCAATTAGGTGCTTCCTAAAAGGTTTTAGATTGCCTGGTGAAGCACAAAAGATTGATCGCATCATGGAAAAATTTGCTGAGCGCTATTGTAAGTGCAATCCTAAAGCTTTTACAAGTGCAGATACAGCTTATGTTCTTGCTTACTCTGTAATATTGCTCAATACGGATGCTCATAATCCAATGGTGAAAAACAAG ATGTCACCGGATGACTTCATAAGAAACAATCGAGGTATAGATGATGGAAAGGATCTGCCTGAAGAATTCTTGAGATCCCTATTTGACAGAATTTCCAAGAATGAAATCAAGATGAAAGAGGATAATTTGGCCCTTCAACAGATACAATCTTCAAATTCGAACAGAATTCTAGGCTTAGATAGCATTTTGAACATTGTGATACGCAAGCGAGATTCGCCAACAGAGACTAGCGATGATATGATCAGGCATATGCAAGAGCAGTTTAAAGAAAAAGCTCACAAATCTGA GTCAATATATTACTCTGCAACAGATGTGGTAATTTTGAGGTTTATGATTGAGGTGTGCTGGGCTCCGATGTTAGCTGCCTTTAGTGTTCCTGTTGACCAGAGTGATGATGAAACTGTGATATCATTATGCCTTGAAGGATTTCGTAGTGCAGTTCATGTTACAGCAGTGATGTCTATGAAGACAcaaagagatgcatttgttacgtCACTTGCAAAGTTTACGTCCCTTCATTCAGCAGCCGATATCAAGCAGAAAAATATAGATGCTATTAAG GCAATTTTACACATTGCGGATGAAGATGGTAACTACCTTCAAGAAGCTTGGGAACACATTTTGACATGTGTTTCTCGATTTGAACACTTGCATCTTCTGGGAGAGGGAGCTCCCCCTGATGCTACTTTTTTCACAATACAACAGACTGAAGTTGATAAAGCTAAACAAGCCAAGTCATCAATTCTTCCTGTATTGAAGAAAAAAGGACCTTCATCTATAGTTGCCAGAAGAGGTACCTATGACAGTGCTGGGGTTGGTGGCCATGCATCCGGAGCTGTTACATCTGAGCAAATGAATAACTTAATTTCGAACTTGAATTTGTTGGAACAAGTTGGGATTGCTGAAGTGAATAGAGTATTTATACGAAGTGAAAAGCTAAATAGTGAGGCAATAATAGATTTTGTTAAAGCCCTCTGTAAGGTTTCAATGGAGGAACTGCGCTCTACATCTGATCCACGGGTTTTCAGTCTGACAAAAATAGTTGAGATCAC GCATTACAATATGGATCGTATCAGGCTTGTGTGGTCAAGCATTTGGAATGTGTTGTCTGAATTTTTTGTTACCATTGGCTGCTCTGAGAACCTTTCAATTGCAATCTTTGCAATGGATTCCTTGCGCCAGCTATCTATGAAATTCTTGGAGCGAAAAGAACTGGCCAACTATAACTTCCAAAATGAATTCATGAAACCATTTGTCATTGTTATGAGGAAAAGCAGAGCTGTTGAAATCAGAGAGCTGATCATCAGATGTGTCTCTCAAATGGTGTTGGCTCGTGTTAGTAATGTCAAGTCTGGGTGGAAAAGCATGTTCATG GTTTTTGCTACAGCATCATATGATGATCACAAAAATATAGTACTTCTGGCCTTTGAGGTCATTGAGAAGATTTTAAGGGATTACTTTCCCTACATAACTGAGACTGAAACTACCACCTTCACGGATTGTGTTAATTGCCTAGTTGCATTTAGTAATAGTAGGTTTAACAAAGACATTAGTCTCAATGCAATTGCTTTTCTTCGGTTCTGTGCGGCTAAGCTTGCCGAAGGAGACATTGGTGCCTCTGCAAGATTGAAGGACAAGGAGGCTTCTGGGAGTATTGGTCCGCCTTCACCTCACATTATAAAGGATGAAAAACAAGATCCTCCATCGATCATCAATAAGGATGATCACCTACACTTATGGTTCCCACTCTTAGCAG GTTTATCAGAACTTACCTTTGACCTAAGACCTGACATCAGACAAAGTGCCTTGCAGGTGCTATTTGATACACTACGAAACTATGGTAATCATTTTTCATTGCCCTTGTGGGAGAAAGTGTTTGACTCAGTCCTGTTCCCTATATTTGACTCTGTAAGGCATGCCGTTGATCCCTCTGGGGCAACTTTGCAAGGACAGGGGTTAGAAAATGATACAGCAGAGCTAGATCAAGAAGCTTGGCTTTATGAGACATGCAAGCTGGCCCTTCAGCTAGTTGTGGATCTGTTTGTGAAATTTTATGACACAGTAAATCCACTTTTGGAAAAGGTCTTGACTTTGCTAACAAGTTTTATTAAGCGTCCCCATCAAAGTCTTGCTGGTATTGGCATTACAGCATTTGTTCGGTTAATGAGCAACGCAGGGTCTCTATTTGTTGAGACCAAGTGGGAAGTTGTGGTTCTGTCTTTGAAAGAAGCTGCTAAAGCTACTCTCCCTGATTTTTCATATATTTCATCTGGAGCTTATCTTGATAGCGCCACATCAGAAAATGAGAATTCTTCTCTGAGACAAGATAATGGTGAATCCAGAGGATCTGCAGATGATGATTTTGAAGGCCTTAGAGCAAGAAATCTGTATTTTGCAATTGGTGATGCCAAGTGTCGTGCTGCTGTTCAACTTCTCTTAATTCAG GCTGTGATGGAGATACATAATATGTACAAAGCACAAATATCAGCAAAAAACACACTTATATTTTTTGAAGCATTGCACGTCGTGGCATGCCATGCACACAAGGTAAACAGTGACACTGACCTAAGATCTAAGCTACAGGAGCTTGGTTCCATGACCCAGATGCAGGATCCTCCATTGCTACGCCTTGAGAACGAGTCCTACCATTCATGCCTCGTTCTGCTTCAAAACATTGTCACAGACCGGCACCGTAATAGCAACTTAGAAGCGGAAGCAAGCCTGGTTGACCTCTGTAACGAGGTGCTGGAGGTGTATATTAGAACAGCGACGGGGCAGTCTGGTGAAGCTTCGACTGGTGCTCAACCAATAAGTCACTGGCTTATCCCAGTTGGTTCTGCGAAACGGCGAGAACTCGCAGCGCGGGCACCCGTTGTTGTGTCCACCCTGCAAGCTATATCCGGATTGGGTGATACCTCTTTGGAAAAGAACCTGGCTCGGTTCTTCCCCCTCCTTGCAGGTCTAATAAGCTGCGAGCATGGCTCAAGCGAGGTACAGTTGGCGCTAAGTGATATGCTTAGCACACGTGTAGGTCCAGTCTTGCTTCGGGCATGTTGA